A genomic window from Sporosarcina sp. Marseille-Q4063 includes:
- a CDS encoding DUF1385 domain-containing protein, translating to MTKEQQPQTYGGQALVEGVMFGGKDHTVAAIRRKDNSIDYFHLPKKKSNLAMKLRKIPFLRGIVALIESAGVGSRHLTFSTDRFDVEPGEEKEQDEQETSKLTMVIGVAAVGVLSFLFSKFVFTLVPVFLAELFSSIAPEKTAQILLESFFKLTLLLGYLALISMTPFIRRVFQYHGAEHKVINAYERNLPLTVENIQAQSRLHYRCGSSFILFTVIVGMFIYFLVPADPLWLRLVNRVLLIPVVLGVSFEVLQLTNAVRNIPVLKYLGYPGLWLQLLTTKEPTDDQVEVAILSFEKLLEVEEYGIAALNVETEEKTNAISSPLTAQ from the coding sequence ATGACGAAAGAGCAACAACCCCAAACTTATGGGGGCCAAGCACTCGTCGAAGGCGTTATGTTCGGCGGGAAAGATCATACAGTCGCGGCAATTCGAAGAAAAGATAATTCGATTGATTACTTTCATCTCCCTAAGAAAAAAAGTAATCTAGCAATGAAGTTAAGAAAAATACCATTTCTTAGAGGCATTGTAGCCTTAATTGAATCAGCCGGAGTTGGCTCTCGTCATTTGACATTCTCTACGGATCGGTTTGACGTCGAACCCGGTGAGGAAAAAGAGCAAGATGAACAAGAAACATCAAAATTGACGATGGTCATAGGTGTCGCCGCAGTTGGTGTTTTATCTTTTTTGTTCAGTAAATTTGTCTTTACACTCGTTCCAGTATTTTTGGCAGAATTATTCAGTTCGATCGCACCAGAGAAGACAGCACAAATATTACTTGAAAGTTTTTTCAAACTTACACTCTTACTCGGATATTTAGCGTTAATTTCAATGACGCCATTCATTAGAAGAGTTTTTCAATATCACGGTGCAGAACATAAAGTAATCAATGCGTATGAGCGTAATTTACCGCTTACCGTCGAAAACATTCAAGCACAATCAAGACTCCATTATCGGTGCGGAAGTAGCTTCATATTATTCACTGTTATCGTGGGGATGTTTATTTACTTCCTCGTTCCAGCTGATCCGCTTTGGTTGCGGCTTGTCAATAGAGTTCTTCTAATACCTGTCGTTCTTGGAGTTTCTTTTGAAGTTCTTCAGCTAACGAATGCTGTCCGTAATATTCCAGTATTAAAGTATTTGGGGTATCCTGGTCTATGGCTACAATTGTTAACGACGAAGGAGCCTACTGATGATCAGGTCGAGGTAGCGATCCTATCATTCGAAAAATTACTCGAAGTTGAAGAATATGGTATTGCGGCATTAAATGTAGAAACTGAAGAGAAAACAAATGCGATTTCTTCACCACTTACGGCCCAATAA
- the aroQ gene encoding type II 3-dehydroquinate dehydratase — protein sequence MKLLVLNGPNLNRIGKREPEIYGYETLDDVEVKLRTIASENNVELDFFQSNTEGSLIDRIHEAADDNTDGIIFNPGAFTHYSIAIRDAVASVDIPVIEVHISNIHNRESFRQTSVIAPVCMGQLTGFGTNGYTLALHAFLLQRKGE from the coding sequence GTGAAATTACTTGTATTAAATGGACCCAACTTAAATCGCATTGGAAAAAGAGAGCCGGAAATCTATGGGTATGAAACACTTGATGATGTGGAAGTGAAGCTAAGAACGATTGCGAGTGAAAATAATGTAGAGCTTGATTTTTTCCAGTCAAATACAGAAGGTTCACTTATTGATCGTATCCATGAAGCTGCTGATGATAATACGGATGGAATTATTTTTAACCCGGGCGCGTTTACGCATTATAGTATTGCCATACGCGATGCAGTGGCTTCTGTGGACATTCCAGTTATTGAAGTGCATATATCCAACATACATAATCGGGAATCATTTCGGCAGACATCTGTTATTGCGCCAGTATGCATGGGCCAACTTACTGGTTTTGGTACAAATGGTTACACACTTGCCCTGCATGCCTTCCTCCTCCAAAGAAAAGGGGAATGA
- a CDS encoding Xaa-Pro peptidase family protein encodes MMTLKLSNLREQLKKEEIDALLITNPYNRSYMTNFTGTAGVAIVSADDAVFITDFRYTEQAEKEVEGYRIVQHTKTIIEEVAAQISKMKVMTLGFEKNDMAFGLYESYKKEVKADLKPVSGLVENLRMVKTPDELTILKKAAKIADDAYEHIIKFIKPGITELDVSNELEFFMRKQGATSSSFSIIVASGLRSALPHGVATSKIIETGDFVTLDYGALYEGYISDITRTLAVGEPTDKLKEIYAVTLAAQELALKEIKPGMTGIEADAIARDYITSKGYGEAFGHSTGHGIGMEVHEAPSLSFRSETVLEPNMVVTVEPGIYLPEVGGVRIEDDIIITESGNERLTYATKELLIL; translated from the coding sequence ATGATGACTTTGAAACTATCAAATTTGAGAGAACAGTTGAAAAAAGAAGAGATTGATGCGCTTCTCATTACTAACCCGTATAATCGTAGCTACATGACAAACTTTACAGGTACTGCAGGCGTTGCTATTGTGTCAGCGGATGATGCTGTATTCATAACAGATTTCCGTTATACTGAACAAGCCGAAAAAGAAGTTGAAGGCTATCGAATTGTCCAACATACTAAAACAATTATCGAAGAAGTTGCAGCACAAATCAGCAAAATGAAAGTAATGACACTTGGCTTTGAAAAAAATGATATGGCATTCGGACTTTATGAATCGTACAAAAAAGAAGTGAAAGCAGACCTCAAACCAGTCTCAGGACTCGTTGAAAATTTACGTATGGTGAAAACGCCCGATGAGTTAACAATCTTGAAAAAAGCTGCAAAAATTGCAGATGATGCTTACGAACATATTATTAAGTTCATCAAGCCGGGCATTACCGAACTAGATGTATCGAATGAATTAGAATTTTTCATGAGAAAACAGGGCGCAACGTCGTCATCATTTTCTATTATCGTTGCTTCTGGATTGCGTAGTGCTCTTCCGCACGGCGTCGCGACAAGTAAGATTATTGAGACGGGTGATTTCGTCACGTTGGATTACGGTGCGTTATACGAAGGGTATATCTCTGATATAACAAGAACTTTGGCAGTTGGCGAACCAACTGATAAACTTAAAGAAATCTATGCCGTGACGTTAGCGGCACAGGAGCTTGCATTAAAAGAGATTAAACCAGGTATGACGGGTATTGAAGCAGATGCGATTGCCAGGGATTATATCACATCTAAAGGCTACGGAGAGGCTTTCGGACATTCAACAGGTCATGGGATTGGTATGGAAGTCCATGAAGCGCCAAGTTTATCGTTCCGCTCGGAAACTGTACTTGAACCGAATATGGTTGTTACGGTAGAGCCGGGAATTTACTTGCCAGAAGTCGGCGGCGTTCGTATTGAAGATGATATTATCATTACAGAAAGCGGTAATGAACGACTAACTTACGCAACAAAAGAGTTACTAATTTTATAA
- the efp gene encoding elongation factor P has product MISVNDFRTGATIEVDGDIWRVMEFQHVKPGKGAAFVRSKLRNLRSGNINEKTFRAGEKVKRAQIDNLHMQYLYANGDDHVFMNNQTYDQIEIPGKQIEYELKFLKENMEVHVIQYQGEILGVQLPITVELKVVETEPGIKGDTASGGSKPATVETGLTVQVPFFVNAGDTLVINTEEAEYVSRA; this is encoded by the coding sequence ATGATTTCAGTTAATGATTTTAGAACAGGTGCTACAATCGAAGTAGATGGTGATATTTGGAGAGTTATGGAATTCCAACATGTTAAACCAGGGAAAGGTGCAGCCTTTGTACGTTCTAAATTGAGAAATTTGCGTTCAGGTAATATAAATGAAAAAACATTCCGAGCAGGTGAAAAAGTAAAGCGTGCTCAAATCGACAATCTTCATATGCAATACTTATACGCAAACGGCGATGATCATGTATTTATGAATAACCAAACCTATGATCAAATTGAAATTCCGGGAAAACAAATTGAATACGAACTAAAATTCCTAAAGGAAAATATGGAAGTCCATGTGATTCAGTACCAGGGAGAAATTCTTGGCGTACAACTTCCAATTACAGTCGAATTAAAAGTAGTCGAGACTGAACCTGGCATTAAAGGTGATACAGCCAGCGGTGGTTCAAAACCGGCAACAGTTGAAACTGGATTAACTGTCCAAGTACCGTTTTTCGTAAACGCAGGCGATACGCTTGTCATTAATACAGAAGAAGCTGAGTACGTCTCGCGCGCATAA
- a CDS encoding SpoIIIAC/SpoIIIAD family protein: protein MELNDLLRIAGIGLVIGILHVFFEQTGKKEFSFFLFFIAYLYITAELLRFLRIFFIEIAEFFQWLAMV from the coding sequence ATGGAATTGAATGACTTGCTACGAATCGCCGGTATCGGTTTGGTCATCGGAATCCTGCATGTGTTTTTTGAACAAACGGGCAAGAAAGAGTTTTCGTTTTTCCTATTTTTCATTGCCTATTTGTATATCACTGCAGAACTACTTCGATTCCTTCGAATATTTTTCATTGAAATAGCTGAGTTTTTCCAATGGCTCGCGATGGTCTAA
- a CDS encoding stage III sporulation protein AE → MIPFIDVLLGTVLTSFAIIIISAFMALMTDFLFPSFKKWTRMMLFFIIITVALKPAFEHFILIRDIAYSVSMMFIAVYPILTATMIAAGGAFSLLNFQPAMLLFANGAVVLTEKLLIPLLATALLLDVATRLLPDVPFTKLAELIRTTLIGVVSAVVAAYSIFITVGGTMSWALSGLASEPLKELIQQNIPLIGSFMTESLGSIGRYSSGVSVFVGGWLISSIWTVALVPSMKTLLTALFYRWAAALIEPFADEDITGLLDDIGKTLFVLCAISFLIAFAFIYTALFSIILIKLLTTMK, encoded by the coding sequence ATGATCCCCTTTATTGATGTACTACTCGGAACTGTTTTAACAAGCTTTGCAATAATAATCATATCGGCTTTCATGGCTTTGATGACAGACTTTTTGTTTCCATCATTTAAAAAATGGACGAGAATGATGTTGTTTTTTATTATTATTACCGTCGCATTAAAACCGGCTTTTGAACATTTTATTCTCATCCGTGATATCGCTTATTCAGTATCAATGATGTTTATCGCAGTGTACCCAATCCTTACTGCAACTATGATTGCAGCCGGTGGGGCATTCAGTTTATTAAACTTTCAACCTGCCATGCTTTTATTCGCAAATGGCGCGGTTGTACTCACCGAAAAACTATTGATACCACTATTGGCAACTGCTCTTCTATTAGACGTGGCAACGAGATTATTGCCTGACGTACCTTTTACTAAGTTAGCTGAGCTAATTCGAACCACATTAATAGGGGTGGTCTCGGCAGTCGTTGCCGCTTATTCAATTTTTATCACTGTAGGTGGAACGATGTCCTGGGCACTTTCTGGACTGGCTAGTGAGCCGCTAAAAGAACTCATCCAACAAAACATTCCGTTGATCGGATCATTTATGACAGAGAGTCTTGGGTCGATTGGAAGATACTCATCAGGCGTGAGTGTATTTGTCGGCGGATGGCTAATTTCAAGTATTTGGACCGTCGCACTCGTCCCGTCTATGAAAACATTGTTGACAGCGCTTTTTTATAGATGGGCAGCCGCACTAATCGAACCTTTTGCCGATGAAGACATTACCGGTTTGTTAGATGACATTGGTAAAACGTTATTTGTTTTATGCGCAATTTCATTTCTAATCGCGTTTGCGTTTATTTATACGGCGTTGTTTTCTATCATACTAATTAAATTGCTAACAACGATGAAGTGA
- a CDS encoding SpoIIIAH-like family protein, translating into MKTNKRTVWFLTLLSLVAVIAIYSINKNPMPFDGMKIFENAGDKAPVNKEAVDGDGQAPVFAESYLFDDLRMEVMNERSQMQDQLTTKINSLETPSEKNDVFDEMAMLIKRNSVEALMETQIIALGYKDAFVRTEGNMVNVTVLSEDGQSAKQANEITYLVMSTWEEARKVKVDFKGES; encoded by the coding sequence ATGAAAACAAATAAACGTACAGTATGGTTTTTAACTTTACTAAGTCTCGTAGCGGTGATTGCAATCTATTCCATCAACAAAAATCCAATGCCATTTGATGGGATGAAAATCTTTGAAAATGCAGGTGATAAAGCGCCGGTCAACAAGGAAGCTGTCGATGGAGATGGGCAAGCACCCGTCTTTGCAGAAAGTTATCTGTTTGATGACTTGCGGATGGAAGTAATGAATGAACGAAGTCAAATGCAAGATCAACTAACGACTAAAATTAATTCTTTGGAAACGCCTAGTGAAAAAAATGACGTTTTCGATGAAATGGCTATGCTAATCAAACGTAATTCCGTAGAGGCGTTAATGGAAACGCAAATCATAGCGCTTGGTTATAAGGATGCCTTCGTCCGAACAGAAGGCAACATGGTGAATGTCACGGTTTTATCCGAGGATGGTCAATCAGCAAAACAAGCAAATGAAATTACGTATCTGGTAATGTCTACTTGGGAAGAGGCTCGGAAGGTTAAGGTGGATTTTAAAGGCGAGTCTTGA
- the accB gene encoding acetyl-CoA carboxylase biotin carboxyl carrier protein: MLKIQEIREIIKLIDQSSIEKFSYEADGAKLVLKKGSTEQVVSAVQTEPITEVPAALPAPVQEVPVAAPQKEAPKASVEAVQDPSLHEITSPMVGTFYSASSPEAEAYVKSGDKVSENSIVCIVEAMKLFNEIEAEVSGEIVEILAEDGQLVEYGQPLFLVKTK, encoded by the coding sequence ATGTTAAAAATTCAAGAAATACGCGAAATTATTAAACTAATTGATCAGTCTTCAATTGAAAAGTTTTCATATGAGGCCGATGGTGCCAAGCTCGTCTTAAAAAAAGGTAGCACGGAACAAGTCGTTTCAGCAGTCCAAACAGAACCTATTACAGAAGTTCCTGCGGCATTACCAGCACCTGTACAAGAAGTACCAGTGGCGGCTCCGCAAAAAGAAGCACCAAAAGCGAGTGTTGAGGCGGTTCAAGACCCATCATTGCATGAAATTACGTCCCCGATGGTCGGAACATTTTACTCCGCATCTTCACCCGAGGCAGAAGCATATGTTAAGTCGGGAGATAAAGTTTCCGAGAACTCAATAGTTTGTATTGTAGAGGCAATGAAACTATTCAATGAAATTGAAGCAGAAGTTTCAGGAGAAATCGTTGAAATTCTTGCAGAGGATGGACAACTTGTTGAATATGGTCAACCGCTCTTCCTCGTAAAAACGAAATAA
- the accC gene encoding acetyl-CoA carboxylase biotin carboxylase subunit gives MKKVLIANRGEIAVRIIRACKELGIETVAVFSEADEEALHVQLADEAYCIGPRLSTDSYLNFSNIISIANLTNCDGIHPGYGFLAENASFAELCEECNIEFIGPTSDAISRMGTKDVARETMREAGVPIVPGSTGIVADEHEALEIAEKIGFPVIIKATAGGGGKGIRVAKNKEDLITGIKITQKEAAAAFGNPGVYIEKYIEIFRHVEVQVLADKYGNTIHFGERDCSIQRRMQKLVEEAPSPAITPELRAEMGEAAVKAAQAVNYQGAGTVEFIFDHINQKFYFMEMNTRIQVEHPVTEMITGIDLIQQQLKIASGEKLKYKQEDIKINGWSIECRINAENPSRNFMPSPGEVTMYMPPGGFGVRVDSAMYTGYSIPPFYDSMVAKLIVHADTREEAVSRMKRALDEFIIEGVETTIPFHARLMDHEVFKSGDFDTKFLEKYDPMNE, from the coding sequence ATGAAGAAAGTACTAATTGCGAACCGCGGTGAAATAGCTGTTCGAATTATTCGTGCGTGTAAAGAGTTGGGTATCGAAACCGTTGCTGTGTTTTCAGAAGCTGACGAAGAAGCGCTACATGTCCAATTAGCAGACGAAGCATATTGTATCGGTCCAAGATTGTCTACAGATAGTTACTTAAACTTTTCAAACATAATCAGTATCGCGAACTTAACAAATTGTGATGGCATCCATCCGGGTTATGGTTTTCTTGCAGAAAATGCAAGTTTTGCTGAATTATGCGAGGAATGCAATATTGAATTCATAGGGCCAACATCAGATGCCATTTCTCGAATGGGAACGAAAGACGTTGCTCGTGAAACGATGAGAGAAGCAGGCGTGCCAATTGTGCCAGGTTCAACTGGAATTGTCGCGGATGAACACGAAGCACTCGAAATCGCTGAAAAAATCGGATTCCCGGTTATTATTAAAGCGACTGCAGGCGGCGGCGGTAAAGGTATACGTGTTGCCAAAAACAAAGAAGATCTAATAACGGGCATTAAAATCACCCAAAAAGAAGCGGCAGCTGCTTTTGGAAATCCGGGTGTATATATCGAGAAATACATTGAAATTTTCAGACACGTTGAAGTGCAAGTGCTTGCTGATAAATACGGCAATACGATTCACTTTGGTGAACGTGATTGTTCCATACAGCGCAGAATGCAAAAATTGGTAGAGGAAGCGCCGTCTCCGGCAATAACGCCAGAACTTCGTGCGGAAATGGGCGAAGCCGCTGTAAAGGCTGCACAAGCCGTTAATTACCAAGGGGCGGGAACAGTAGAATTTATTTTTGACCATATCAATCAAAAGTTTTATTTTATGGAAATGAATACCCGCATTCAAGTTGAACACCCAGTAACAGAAATGATTACGGGCATTGATTTAATTCAACAACAATTAAAAATTGCTTCTGGGGAAAAACTTAAATATAAACAAGAAGATATAAAAATTAATGGCTGGTCAATTGAATGCAGAATAAACGCGGAGAATCCATCGAGAAACTTTATGCCATCTCCTGGCGAAGTGACGATGTATATGCCACCAGGCGGCTTTGGTGTTCGTGTTGATTCGGCAATGTACACTGGATACTCTATTCCACCATTTTACGATTCAATGGTCGCGAAATTGATTGTTCATGCGGATACTCGAGAAGAAGCAGTTTCGAGGATGAAACGAGCGCTAGATGAATTTATTATCGAGGGCGTTGAAACAACAATTCCATTCCATGCAAGATTAATGGATCATGAAGTCTTTAAATCTGGAGATTTCGATACAAAGTTTCTTGAAAAATATGATCCAATGAATGAATAA
- a CDS encoding Asp23/Gls24 family envelope stress response protein gives MADKTVPSFVGMAPTGDVELGRVQLAPEVLEVIVGIATTEVKGVANTRGNFATDVAERFGRVRHGKGVKTSWSEEGLTIDVYCVVQYGFAVRDVALDIQKQIRHAIYHMTSLQTKEVNVHITGIEYEADIETV, from the coding sequence ATGGCTGATAAAACAGTACCTTCGTTTGTTGGTATGGCACCTACCGGAGATGTTGAGCTTGGACGTGTCCAATTAGCCCCCGAAGTTCTAGAAGTGATTGTAGGAATTGCGACAACTGAAGTTAAAGGTGTTGCGAATACGCGCGGAAACTTTGCAACTGATGTTGCGGAACGTTTTGGACGGGTTAGACATGGCAAAGGTGTCAAAACAAGCTGGTCTGAAGAAGGCCTTACGATTGATGTATATTGCGTCGTTCAATATGGATTTGCCGTTCGAGATGTCGCATTGGACATTCAAAAGCAAATTCGCCATGCAATTTACCATATGACATCGCTTCAAACGAAAGAGGTAAATGTTCATATAACGGGAATTGAGTATGAGGCAGACATAGAAACAGTATAA
- the nusB gene encoding transcription antitermination factor NusB has protein sequence MKRREAREKAIQTLFQLDNTELSIDEAITYIIGEGVEVNPFYDELVRGTLINQSEIDTALSANLENWSLSRLPKIERTVLRLAVFELLFGKDAPERVIMNEAIELCKTFGDEKSGRFVNGVLSKFAEKE, from the coding sequence ATGAAACGACGAGAGGCACGCGAAAAAGCAATTCAAACGCTTTTTCAGTTAGACAATACGGAATTATCGATAGACGAAGCCATTACTTATATTATTGGGGAAGGTGTAGAAGTCAATCCCTTTTACGATGAGCTTGTTCGTGGAACCTTAATAAACCAGTCGGAAATCGATACTGCCCTTTCCGCGAATTTAGAAAATTGGTCACTGAGTCGTTTACCGAAAATTGAACGTACTGTATTGCGGTTAGCCGTTTTTGAACTTCTTTTCGGCAAGGATGCTCCTGAAAGAGTCATTATGAATGAGGCAATCGAATTATGTAAAACATTTGGTGACGAAAAATCAGGTCGATTCGTGAACGGCGTACTGTCCAAATTCGCAGAAAAAGAATGA
- the folD gene encoding bifunctional methylenetetrahydrofolate dehydrogenase/methenyltetrahydrofolate cyclohydrolase FolD: MSGKIIDGVAIGKEIREEIKARVTALKERGCTPGLAVILVGENQASHTYVRNKQKSSIEVGMKSELVNLPASVTEEELLGHISKLNNDDSIHGILVQLPLPDHIDENRIILAIDPKKDVDGFHPENVGKMIIGQRSFLSCTPYGIIKLLERTNTPIKGKHAVIIGRSNIVGKPMGQLLLQRDATVTYCHSRTVDLPSYTKQADILIVAIGRTKFIGEEHVKDGAVVIDVGMNRDENGKLCGDVDFEAVKDKASAITPVPGGVGPMTITMLLKNTLQSAEESLTESNK, from the coding sequence ATGAGTGGAAAAATAATCGATGGCGTAGCAATCGGAAAAGAAATCAGAGAAGAAATTAAAGCCCGGGTAACTGCTCTGAAAGAACGTGGATGCACGCCAGGCTTGGCTGTTATCCTTGTCGGGGAAAATCAAGCATCCCATACATATGTGCGAAACAAACAAAAGTCAAGTATTGAAGTAGGTATGAAATCGGAGTTGGTTAATTTACCAGCAAGCGTGACGGAAGAAGAGTTGCTTGGTCATATTAGTAAATTAAATAATGACGATTCAATTCACGGCATTCTTGTGCAACTCCCATTACCGGATCATATCGATGAAAATCGAATTATTTTAGCTATCGATCCTAAAAAAGATGTTGACGGCTTCCATCCCGAAAACGTCGGGAAAATGATTATCGGTCAACGTTCATTTTTATCTTGTACACCTTATGGCATTATTAAATTATTAGAACGGACAAACACACCGATTAAAGGGAAACACGCGGTAATCATTGGGAGAAGTAATATAGTCGGGAAACCGATGGGTCAATTATTATTGCAACGAGACGCGACTGTCACTTATTGCCATTCTCGAACAGTAGATTTGCCTTCCTATACAAAGCAAGCAGACATATTAATCGTTGCGATTGGAAGAACGAAATTTATCGGCGAGGAACATGTTAAAGATGGTGCCGTCGTAATCGATGTCGGCATGAACCGTGATGAGAACGGTAAACTTTGCGGGGACGTAGACTTTGAAGCGGTTAAAGACAAAGCTTCCGCAATCACGCCGGTACCTGGCGGGGTAGGTCCAATGACAATTACAATGCTGCTGAAAAATACACTCCAAAGTGCTGAAGAATCTTTGACTGAAAGTAATAAATAA
- the xseA gene encoding exodeoxyribonuclease VII large subunit, which yields MTRNPYLSVQALTKYVKRKFDADPHLRNVYVKGELSNVTNHTSGHIYFTLKDEHSRIRSAMFRSSASTLKFRPENGMNVLITGDVSVYEASGQYQLYVQTMEPDGIGALYLAFEQLKERLEKEGLFNEKWKSPLPKFPHRIGVVTAQTGAAIQDICTTIGRRYPLAEINLFPAVVQGSGAAPSIVSAIEQANRHGSIDVLIVGRGGGSIEDLWAFNEEEVARAIFSSRIPIISAVGHETDTTIADFVSDRRAPTPTAAAELAVPAQDELVERLLERKRSLYRSLSQKISTEQKRLERLQSSYPLQFPERLYRPFTERLVAVDERLVRSGQDITNRDKLALERLTNMLSTYSPMKQITENKREVLGFSERLTRTMQHDFQVHSNHFSSTVRMLNALNPLTVMERGYSIVYKEGTIINKVESLQTGMDIELRLQDGSAIATINSISSKDEEEV from the coding sequence TTGACGAGGAATCCGTATTTATCGGTTCAAGCCTTAACCAAATATGTCAAACGAAAGTTTGATGCAGATCCTCATTTACGTAATGTTTACGTCAAGGGCGAGTTATCAAATGTGACCAACCATACAAGTGGGCATATTTACTTCACATTAAAAGATGAGCATAGCCGCATACGCTCTGCAATGTTTCGTTCGAGCGCTTCAACATTGAAGTTCCGACCGGAAAATGGGATGAATGTTCTAATAACCGGAGATGTTTCTGTTTATGAAGCGAGTGGACAATATCAGTTATACGTCCAAACGATGGAACCGGACGGAATTGGTGCTTTGTATCTTGCATTTGAACAATTAAAAGAAAGACTTGAAAAAGAAGGATTATTCAACGAAAAGTGGAAAAGTCCTTTACCGAAGTTTCCACATAGAATTGGTGTTGTGACTGCTCAAACAGGAGCAGCCATCCAAGACATTTGTACAACGATCGGAAGGCGCTATCCATTAGCTGAAATAAATCTTTTTCCGGCAGTCGTACAAGGTTCCGGGGCTGCACCGTCAATTGTTAGCGCGATTGAACAAGCGAATCGACACGGCTCAATTGATGTTCTAATTGTCGGTCGAGGCGGAGGTTCTATTGAGGATTTATGGGCTTTTAATGAGGAAGAGGTTGCTCGTGCGATTTTTTCAAGTCGAATTCCAATAATTAGCGCAGTCGGACATGAAACAGATACCACGATTGCCGACTTTGTTTCAGATAGAAGAGCGCCGACACCGACGGCGGCAGCAGAATTAGCAGTCCCAGCACAAGATGAATTAGTTGAGAGATTGTTAGAACGGAAACGATCTTTATACCGATCCCTATCCCAAAAAATATCAACTGAACAAAAAAGATTAGAAAGATTGCAATCATCCTATCCGTTACAATTTCCGGAAAGATTATATCGTCCTTTTACAGAAAGATTAGTTGCTGTTGATGAAAGACTCGTGCGAAGTGGTCAAGATATTACAAACCGTGACAAATTGGCGTTAGAACGTCTGACGAATATGCTTTCTACATACTCGCCGATGAAACAAATCACTGAAAACAAGCGTGAAGTGCTGGGTTTTTCAGAACGTCTAACCCGAACAATGCAGCATGATTTCCAGGTGCATTCAAACCATTTTTCAAGCACAGTTCGCATGTTGAATGCACTGAATCCGCTCACTGTTATGGAGCGGGGATATTCAATCGTTTACAAAGAGGGAACTATTATCAATAAAGTAGAGTCGTTACAAACAGGAATGGATATTGAACTTAGGTTACAAGATGGTTCCGCAATTGCAACGATTAACTCAATTAGCAGTAAAGACGAGGAGGAAGTTTAA
- a CDS encoding exodeoxyribonuclease VII small subunit, giving the protein MGKQPIRFEEAMLDLEEVVKKLETGEVPLEDAISLYKKGMELSSFCHEKLQNAEKQLISIIDKNDNKIEFNPAQGNNPDDE; this is encoded by the coding sequence ATGGGAAAGCAGCCAATTCGATTTGAGGAAGCAATGCTTGATTTGGAAGAAGTCGTTAAGAAATTAGAAACAGGAGAAGTACCGCTTGAAGATGCCATCAGTTTATATAAAAAAGGAATGGAATTATCTTCTTTTTGTCATGAAAAACTTCAAAATGCTGAAAAACAACTTATTTCAATAATTGATAAGAATGATAATAAGATAGAATTCAACCCAGCCCAAGGAAATAATCCAGATGACGAATAA